One Gordonia zhaorongruii DNA segment encodes these proteins:
- a CDS encoding nitronate monooxygenase — MYSFDELQVPIVGAPMAGGTSTPELTAAVSEAGGFGFHGGGYLSGERLREAIAAIRGRTRAPFGVNVFVPEEIHPDAAAFAAYRDRLTPLADRLGVALPETVAFTDDSFGEKIDVLIDERVAVVSFTFGLPERSVIDRLHAADISVSSTVTSVEEARQAADLGVDSLCAQGVSAGGHRATFHIADADPEIDTVALVGAVIDATGLPTVGAGGVGGASDVQAILDAGGIGAQIGTLLLRCPEAGTKRAHRDALADPRFTETVTTRAYSGRLARGLVNDFIRDNTDHAPAAYPQVNTLTGGIRKAAADDPEVINLWAGAGFRSAREAPVSQVVADLVD, encoded by the coding sequence GTGTACAGCTTCGACGAACTCCAGGTGCCGATCGTCGGCGCCCCGATGGCGGGCGGCACCTCCACACCGGAGCTGACGGCAGCGGTCTCGGAGGCCGGCGGGTTCGGCTTCCACGGTGGCGGGTATCTGTCCGGAGAGCGCCTGCGCGAGGCGATCGCGGCCATCAGAGGCAGGACCCGCGCACCGTTCGGCGTCAACGTGTTCGTCCCCGAGGAGATTCACCCCGACGCCGCAGCGTTCGCCGCCTACCGGGATCGCCTGACTCCCCTCGCCGACCGGCTCGGCGTCGCACTGCCCGAGACCGTCGCGTTCACCGACGACTCGTTCGGCGAGAAGATCGACGTTCTGATCGACGAGCGCGTCGCCGTGGTCTCGTTCACCTTCGGGCTCCCCGAGCGGTCGGTCATCGACCGCCTGCATGCAGCCGACATCTCCGTGTCCTCGACGGTCACCAGCGTCGAAGAGGCCCGTCAGGCAGCGGATCTCGGTGTCGATTCGCTGTGCGCTCAGGGAGTCTCGGCGGGCGGGCACCGGGCGACCTTCCACATCGCCGACGCCGACCCGGAGATCGACACGGTGGCGCTGGTCGGTGCCGTCATCGACGCCACCGGGCTGCCGACGGTCGGCGCGGGTGGTGTGGGCGGCGCCTCCGACGTGCAGGCGATCCTCGACGCCGGCGGAATCGGTGCGCAGATCGGCACCTTGCTGCTGCGCTGCCCGGAGGCCGGGACGAAGCGAGCGCATCGCGACGCGCTCGCCGATCCGCGCTTCACCGAGACCGTGACCACCCGCGCCTATTCGGGTCGCCTCGCACGAGGTCTGGTGAACGACTTCATCCGAGACAACACCGACCACGCACCGGCCGCGTACCCGCAGGTCAACACCCTGACCGGCGGCATCCGCAAGGCTGCGGCCGACGATCCCGAGGTGATCAACCTGTGGGCGGGAGCGGGCTTCCGATCGGCTCGCGAAGCGCCGGTGTCACAGGTAGTCGCCGATCTCGTCGACTAG
- a CDS encoding GNAT family N-acetyltransferase: MSSADPAPLDDPFTNALCGPQIRFARSRGRIVTFDPEVSVFFGHPREMTAQDYADLAELAGTGRTTSLRDRQSRLPEDLFTRVAEFELVQYTGLTVVAAHDPELIRLGPADVPEMTALVELTEPGPFLPRTIELGVYLGYRDPGTGRLLAMAGQRLHLPGWIEISAVCTHPDARGRGLASRLIRAVSALIIDDGSTPFLHTTADNPAQSLYRALGFELRSNVGLEILRVR; this comes from the coding sequence GTGAGCTCTGCCGATCCGGCGCCGCTCGACGACCCGTTCACGAACGCGCTGTGCGGTCCCCAGATTCGCTTCGCACGCAGCCGCGGCCGGATAGTGACGTTCGATCCGGAGGTCTCGGTGTTCTTCGGACATCCCCGGGAGATGACTGCGCAGGACTACGCCGACCTCGCCGAGCTCGCCGGAACCGGCCGGACCACGTCCCTGCGCGACCGGCAGAGCCGTCTGCCGGAAGACCTGTTCACCCGGGTCGCCGAGTTCGAGCTCGTGCAGTACACCGGGCTCACCGTCGTCGCGGCCCACGACCCCGAGCTGATCCGGCTCGGCCCCGCGGATGTTCCGGAGATGACGGCCCTGGTCGAGTTGACCGAACCCGGGCCGTTCCTGCCGCGCACCATCGAGTTGGGCGTGTATCTCGGCTACCGGGATCCCGGGACTGGACGGCTCCTCGCGATGGCCGGGCAACGACTGCATCTGCCCGGCTGGATCGAGATCAGTGCCGTCTGCACGCATCCCGACGCACGCGGACGCGGACTGGCCAGTCGCCTGATCCGCGCGGTGTCCGCGCTGATCATCGACGACGGATCCACGCCGTTCCTGCACACGACGGCCGATAACCCGGCGCAGAGTCTGTACCGCGCACTGGGTTTCGAACTCCGCAGTAACGTGGGACTGGAGATCCTTCGCGTGCGGTGA
- a CDS encoding dienelactone hydrolase family protein encodes MSTAADSVLEGFERRDFAHDGVTHRHYVIGSGPAVIVIAEIPGITPKVAGFARRVADAGFTVFLPSLFGTDGADPNPNGITDAARAGGVMIRALGKVCVSREFTVLATGRSSPVVSWLRALSRSAHAECGGPGTGAIGMCLTGGFALAMSVDDTMLAPVLSQPSLPFGITPGRRRTIDISPDDLSRVQTRCAKGLQVMGARFEGDVLSPGGRFDFLREHLGDAFIGVELPDETANSEGALPPHSVVTEHLVDAPGEPTREALDDIIAFFREKLGVA; translated from the coding sequence ATGAGCACCGCGGCCGATTCCGTGCTCGAAGGCTTCGAACGCCGCGACTTCGCCCATGACGGCGTCACGCACCGCCATTACGTGATCGGCAGCGGCCCCGCGGTCATCGTCATCGCCGAGATCCCCGGCATCACCCCGAAGGTGGCCGGCTTCGCCCGCCGGGTTGCCGACGCCGGGTTCACCGTGTTCCTGCCGTCCCTGTTCGGCACCGACGGAGCCGACCCGAACCCGAACGGCATCACGGATGCGGCCCGGGCAGGAGGCGTGATGATCCGCGCACTCGGCAAGGTCTGCGTGAGCCGCGAGTTCACTGTGCTGGCGACCGGCCGGTCGTCCCCGGTGGTGTCCTGGCTCCGCGCGCTGTCCCGATCGGCGCACGCCGAATGCGGTGGGCCGGGCACCGGCGCCATCGGCATGTGTCTCACCGGCGGGTTCGCACTCGCCATGTCGGTGGACGACACGATGCTCGCTCCCGTGCTCTCGCAGCCGTCCCTGCCGTTCGGCATCACTCCCGGCAGACGGCGGACCATCGACATCTCCCCCGACGACCTGTCTCGCGTCCAGACCCGGTGCGCTAAGGGCCTGCAGGTCATGGGAGCCCGCTTCGAGGGGGACGTCCTGTCGCCCGGGGGACGTTTCGACTTCCTCCGCGAGCATCTCGGCGACGCATTCATCGGCGTCGAGCTGCCCGACGAGACGGCGAACAGCGAGGGTGCACTGCCACCGCATTCGGTGGTGACCGAGCACCTCGTCGATGCTCCCGGAGAACCGACGCGGGAGGCGCTCGACGACATCATCGCGTTCTTCCGGGAGAAGCTGGGAGTGGCGTGA
- a CDS encoding nitroreductase family deazaflavin-dependent oxidoreductase has protein sequence MRIPRVVAHANKFITNPIQGLWAGRIAPWAIVEHIGRKSNRRYEAPVLAYVQDDRIAIVLNYGTEADWVRNVLAAGEFTLVRSGERLHVAGARIVPSDSPDVVKPARWPAKLADSVLYGRVTDRA, from the coding sequence GTGAGGATCCCCCGCGTAGTCGCACATGCGAACAAGTTCATCACCAACCCGATCCAGGGCCTGTGGGCCGGGCGGATCGCCCCGTGGGCGATCGTCGAGCACATCGGGCGCAAGTCGAACCGACGGTACGAGGCGCCAGTCCTGGCGTACGTGCAGGACGACCGGATCGCCATCGTGCTCAACTACGGCACCGAGGCCGATTGGGTCCGGAACGTTCTCGCCGCAGGCGAATTCACCCTCGTCCGGTCCGGCGAGCGGCTGCACGTCGCCGGTGCCCGCATCGTGCCGTCCGATTCGCCGGACGTGGTGAAACCTGCCCGCTGGCCCGCCAAACTGGCCGACTCGGTGCTGTACGGCCGTGTCACGGATCGCGCATGA
- a CDS encoding TetR/AcrR family transcriptional regulator: protein MSAVDVSGNELANSDPGEFRLLVMAESIRLFAERGYEATPVEAVAAAAGVSRRTLFRQFGSKEDFIFADHEALLAIVADRLLADEAAAQDPWRSVCDAAELVFDHFAAHRDLAMGRYRVVSQVPALRDRELVTTYRYQRLFEDSLRRRLPHVPRVRVVAFAAAVTGAHNHLLRQMVRGDEEATAAVLSDELRRLRGAATAVEPQSDLSEPPASAVTVVTHSGNLTADQVADIVRARLTRHSVP from the coding sequence ATGAGTGCGGTCGACGTGTCGGGGAACGAGCTGGCGAACTCCGACCCCGGGGAGTTCCGCTTGCTGGTCATGGCCGAATCGATCCGGTTGTTCGCCGAGCGCGGCTACGAGGCGACTCCGGTCGAGGCGGTCGCGGCGGCGGCAGGCGTCTCGCGACGAACGCTGTTCCGTCAGTTCGGCTCGAAAGAGGACTTCATCTTCGCCGACCACGAGGCGCTGCTGGCGATCGTCGCCGACCGGCTCCTCGCGGACGAGGCGGCAGCGCAGGACCCGTGGCGGTCGGTGTGCGATGCGGCCGAACTGGTCTTCGACCACTTCGCAGCCCATCGCGATCTCGCGATGGGGCGGTATCGCGTGGTGTCGCAGGTGCCCGCCCTGCGCGACCGCGAACTCGTCACCACCTACCGGTATCAGCGGTTGTTCGAGGACTCGCTCCGCCGACGCCTGCCGCACGTGCCGCGGGTCCGCGTGGTCGCGTTCGCGGCCGCCGTGACCGGCGCCCACAATCACCTGCTGCGGCAGATGGTCCGCGGCGACGAGGAGGCGACCGCCGCGGTACTGAGCGACGAACTGCGCAGGCTCCGCGGGGCGGCGACCGCCGTGGAGCCGCAGAGCGATCTGTCGGAACCTCCGGCCTCGGCCGTCACCGTCGTCACGCATTCGGGGAACCTGACCGCAGATCAGGTGGCCGACATCGTGCGCGCGCGATTGACCCGGCACTCAGTGCCGTGA
- a CDS encoding acyl-CoA dehydrogenase: MGKFGNPDFDLFQLPEEHQALREAIRALSEKEIAPHAKDVDENARFPEEARAALVANGFNAVHVPEQFEGQGADSVAACIVIEEVARVDVSASLIPAVNKLGTMGLILSGSDELKAQVLPSIASGEAMASYALSEREAGSDAGAMKTRARRDGDNWVLNGSKCWITNGGKSTWYTVMAVTDPEKRANGISAFMVHKDDPGFTVGPLEHKLGIKGSPTAELYFEDCTIPADRIIGDEGTGFKTALATLDHTRPTIGAQAVGVAQGALDAAIDYVKERKQFGQTISKFQGVEFMIADMAMKVESARLMVYTAAARAERGEGQLGFISSASKCLASDVAMEVTTDAVQLFGGAGYTTDFPVERMMRDAKITQIYEGTNQVQRMVMARSLLR; encoded by the coding sequence ATGGGCAAGTTCGGCAACCCGGATTTCGATCTCTTCCAGCTTCCGGAGGAGCACCAGGCACTGCGCGAGGCGATCCGCGCGCTGAGTGAGAAGGAGATCGCACCGCACGCCAAGGACGTCGACGAGAACGCCCGCTTCCCGGAGGAGGCGCGCGCCGCGCTCGTCGCCAACGGCTTCAACGCCGTTCACGTCCCGGAGCAGTTCGAGGGCCAGGGTGCCGACTCGGTCGCCGCCTGCATCGTCATCGAGGAGGTCGCCCGCGTCGACGTCTCCGCGTCGTTGATCCCCGCCGTCAACAAACTCGGCACCATGGGCCTGATCCTGTCGGGCTCCGACGAACTCAAGGCGCAGGTGCTGCCATCCATCGCATCGGGTGAGGCCATGGCGTCGTACGCGCTGTCCGAGCGTGAAGCCGGCAGCGATGCGGGGGCGATGAAGACCCGCGCGCGCCGAGACGGTGACAACTGGGTCCTCAACGGTTCCAAGTGCTGGATCACCAACGGCGGCAAGTCCACCTGGTACACGGTCATGGCCGTCACCGACCCGGAGAAGCGCGCCAACGGCATCTCGGCCTTCATGGTTCACAAGGACGACCCGGGCTTCACCGTCGGTCCGCTCGAGCACAAGCTCGGCATCAAGGGCTCGCCGACCGCTGAGCTCTACTTCGAGGACTGCACGATCCCGGCCGACCGGATCATCGGCGACGAGGGCACCGGCTTCAAGACCGCGCTCGCCACGCTCGACCACACCCGTCCGACCATCGGTGCGCAGGCGGTCGGCGTCGCGCAGGGCGCTCTCGACGCGGCCATCGACTACGTCAAGGAGCGCAAGCAGTTCGGTCAGACGATCAGCAAGTTCCAGGGCGTCGAGTTCATGATCGCCGACATGGCGATGAAGGTGGAGTCCGCACGCCTGATGGTCTACACGGCTGCGGCACGCGCTGAACGCGGCGAAGGCCAGCTCGGCTTCATCTCGTCGGCCTCCAAGTGCCTCGCGTCCGACGTTGCGATGGAGGTCACCACCGACGCCGTCCAGCTGTTCGGCGGTGCGGGTTACACCACGGACTTCCCGGTCGAGCGCATGATGCGCGACGCGAAGATCACCCAGATCTACGAGGGCACCAACCAGGTGCAGCGCATGGTCATGGCGCGCTCGCTGCTGCGCTGA
- a CDS encoding TIGR03089 family protein encodes MTDTITGLVLTRVADPARPLLTYYDEATGERTELSAATLGNWAAKIANYLRDEIGVLPGDGVRVDLPEHWQSAAVLLGAWWAGAHVLIDGDGDARVAFVSHERLDAHDEDEVVVVPLDPFAMGTPDLPLGVNDFGESIRAHGDRFSPSGAGAQAIDDLGTTELAATRFDAGSSDAPRGARVLSTRPWRTADTIRDGFVAPLLAGASLVWVRGADDDRLDAIAAMEKTDLSLR; translated from the coding sequence ATGACCGACACCATCACCGGACTCGTTCTCACCCGCGTAGCCGACCCGGCCCGTCCCCTGCTCACCTACTACGACGAGGCGACGGGCGAACGCACGGAACTGTCGGCGGCGACTCTGGGCAACTGGGCCGCCAAGATCGCCAACTACCTGCGCGACGAGATCGGCGTGCTCCCCGGAGACGGGGTCCGGGTGGACCTGCCCGAGCACTGGCAGAGCGCGGCCGTCCTCCTGGGCGCCTGGTGGGCCGGTGCGCACGTGCTGATCGACGGCGACGGCGATGCCCGTGTGGCGTTCGTGTCACACGAGCGGCTCGACGCCCATGACGAGGATGAAGTGGTCGTCGTCCCGCTCGACCCGTTCGCGATGGGCACACCTGACCTGCCGCTGGGAGTCAATGACTTCGGCGAGTCCATCCGGGCTCACGGGGACCGCTTCTCCCCGTCCGGCGCGGGCGCGCAGGCCATCGACGATCTGGGCACGACCGAGCTTGCGGCGACGCGCTTCGATGCGGGTTCGAGCGACGCTCCGCGCGGCGCACGGGTGCTCTCCACCCGTCCGTGGCGGACGGCCGACACCATCCGCGACGGCTTCGTTGCGCCGTTGCTCGCCGGCGCATCGCTGGTCTGGGTGCGCGGCGCCGACGATGATCGCCTCGATGCGATCGCGGCGATGGAGAAGACCGACCTCTCGCTGCGCTGA
- a CDS encoding LCP family protein, whose product MAPIVPHPTFALFYHAELTSTAERTSTRILQETASNGPVATKEGTAQHVDPRREGARDEHPRRRGSQGDSPRTGGTGDDAAGGGGARGERSSSQGPRSQGSRNQGSRNQGSRRQDPRKQDSRPIRAGEAPRQRRRKPAPVDTRRNGKRRASEEIHTGAGKRKRPAVASKAGGARPRSGSSRAGSFRETLAVWSTRPVRGVPPKHIGRAVIALLTVVVLVVTGFGWTKVNSLNSSVTLLGGLGLGGAGDDGAVDILLVGTDSRKDAKGNPLSEEELRRLRVGSDVSSSTDTILLVRIPNDGSAATALSIPRDSYVDVPGIGKSKINAAYGTTREGVRAREVQNGANEATAEREGTKAGRQALIETVANLTGVTVDHYAEVGLLGFSLLTDAVGGVEVCLKNRVREPYSGARFRKGRQTLSGPQALSFVRQRHGLPRGDLDRITRQQVYMASLAQKILSTQTLTNPDKLNELQRAVSRSVLIDDGWDVISFAEQLKDLTGGKVKFTTIPVLDDQAWSDDGTQSVVAIDKTAVHSYVDRLLGKDKKADAPENPRAEYTVDVQNAGTVDGLAGNVSRLLTDRGFQHGKVTSKPINEFDSIVFANSTDSEGAKQLVKDLGGQIEIREDSSLPDDRVRVVLTNTYHGVGSLVQTGDQGSGGDQGSGGGSGGDSRAEQKRKADDGIIKADNDGPVCVN is encoded by the coding sequence ATGGCACCCATCGTGCCGCATCCCACATTCGCGCTGTTCTACCACGCCGAGCTCACCTCCACGGCCGAACGCACGAGCACCCGTATTCTGCAGGAGACCGCGTCGAACGGCCCGGTTGCGACGAAGGAAGGAACAGCCCAGCACGTGGACCCACGACGCGAAGGCGCACGGGACGAGCATCCCCGACGCCGCGGTTCCCAGGGCGACTCGCCCCGTACCGGTGGCACCGGAGACGACGCCGCGGGTGGTGGCGGCGCCCGAGGCGAGCGGTCTTCCAGTCAAGGTCCGCGCAGTCAGGGTTCTCGTAACCAGGGTTCCCGTAACCAGGGCTCTCGCAGGCAGGATCCTCGCAAGCAGGACTCCCGACCGATCCGCGCTGGCGAGGCGCCTCGCCAGCGCCGCCGCAAGCCGGCACCGGTCGACACTCGTCGCAACGGAAAGCGCCGCGCCTCCGAGGAGATCCACACGGGTGCGGGCAAGCGCAAGCGGCCCGCCGTCGCGTCGAAGGCCGGCGGCGCGCGACCGCGATCCGGCTCGTCCCGAGCCGGTTCCTTCCGTGAAACGCTGGCCGTCTGGTCCACTCGACCGGTCCGCGGTGTTCCGCCCAAGCACATCGGCCGAGCTGTCATCGCTCTGCTGACGGTCGTGGTTCTGGTCGTCACCGGCTTCGGTTGGACGAAGGTGAACTCGCTGAACTCGTCGGTCACCCTTCTAGGCGGTCTGGGCCTCGGCGGTGCGGGCGACGACGGTGCAGTCGACATCCTCCTCGTCGGCACCGATTCCCGTAAGGACGCCAAGGGCAATCCGCTCTCGGAAGAGGAACTCCGCCGGCTCCGCGTCGGCAGCGACGTCTCGTCGAGCACCGACACCATCCTGCTGGTGCGTATCCCCAATGACGGATCGGCCGCGACCGCCCTGTCGATCCCGCGCGACTCCTACGTCGACGTACCGGGGATCGGCAAGAGCAAGATCAACGCCGCCTACGGCACCACCCGTGAGGGTGTCCGTGCGCGTGAGGTCCAGAACGGAGCGAACGAGGCCACCGCCGAGCGCGAGGGCACGAAGGCGGGCAGGCAGGCGCTCATCGAGACCGTCGCCAATCTGACCGGTGTCACCGTCGATCATTACGCCGAGGTCGGGCTGCTCGGGTTCTCACTCCTCACCGACGCCGTCGGCGGCGTCGAGGTGTGCCTGAAGAACCGCGTGCGGGAACCGTACTCCGGTGCTCGTTTCCGCAAGGGCCGGCAGACGCTCAGCGGACCGCAGGCGCTCAGCTTCGTCCGCCAGCGGCACGGACTTCCCCGCGGCGACCTGGACCGGATCACCCGCCAGCAGGTCTACATGGCCTCGCTGGCGCAGAAGATCCTGTCGACGCAGACTCTCACGAATCCCGACAAGCTCAATGAGCTTCAGCGCGCCGTCTCCCGGTCGGTGCTCATCGACGACGGGTGGGACGTCATCTCGTTCGCCGAGCAGCTCAAGGATCTGACGGGCGGCAAGGTCAAGTTCACCACCATCCCGGTTCTCGACGACCAGGCGTGGAGCGACGACGGCACGCAGAGCGTGGTCGCCATCGACAAGACCGCGGTGCACTCGTACGTCGATCGCCTGCTCGGCAAGGACAAGAAGGCCGACGCTCCGGAGAATCCGCGTGCCGAGTACACCGTGGACGTGCAGAACGCAGGCACGGTCGACGGGCTTGCGGGCAACGTGTCCCGGCTGCTGACCGATCGCGGCTTCCAGCACGGCAAGGTGACGAGCAAGCCGATCAACGAGTTCGATTCGATCGTCTTCGCCAACTCCACCGACAGCGAGGGCGCCAAGCAGCTGGTGAAGGATCTGGGTGGCCAGATCGAGATCCGCGAGGACTCGTCGCTCCCCGATGATCGGGTCCGTGTGGTCCTCACCAACACCTATCACGGTGTGGGTTCCCTCGTGCAGACCGGAGACCAGGGCTCCGGCGGCGATCAGGGCTCGGGCGGTGGCAGCGGCGGTGATTCGCGCGCCGAGCAGAAGCGTAAGGCGGACGACGGCATCATCAAGGCCGACAACGACGGCCCCGTGTGTGTGAACTGA
- the rfbD gene encoding dTDP-4-dehydrorhamnose reductase: MNASVTAPAVYVLGAAGQLGSALIRSSGALAESGWSAISVVPVTSAEVDVRSSDSVRRGLARLNRGDVVINAAAHTDVDGAESAADDAYAINADGPGHLAALTGEVGAHLIHVSTDYVFPKSAASLPAAEYRPLEPSDLPADARPDTVYGASKLAGERAVRSADPHAVIVRTAWVFTGRAPVRDFVTTMRRLESERATVSVVDDQHGSPTYAPDLAAGLWELVGDLLVDDSRASGRVLHATNAGAATWCDVARTLFELVGADPQRVTPCTTEQFPRPAPRPAYSVLSGESWARVGLTPLRNWRAALAEAVADGASG, translated from the coding sequence ATGAACGCATCCGTCACAGCGCCTGCCGTCTACGTCCTCGGTGCGGCAGGTCAGCTCGGTTCGGCGCTCATCCGCTCGTCGGGGGCACTCGCGGAGTCCGGGTGGTCCGCGATCTCGGTGGTACCCGTGACGTCCGCCGAGGTCGACGTCCGGTCGTCCGACAGTGTGCGGCGGGGGCTGGCCCGGCTGAACCGGGGTGACGTGGTGATCAATGCCGCGGCGCACACCGACGTCGACGGTGCGGAGAGCGCGGCCGACGATGCGTACGCGATCAACGCCGACGGCCCCGGACACCTCGCAGCGCTGACCGGCGAGGTCGGAGCCCACCTGATCCACGTGTCCACGGACTACGTCTTCCCGAAGTCGGCCGCGAGCCTCCCGGCCGCCGAGTATCGTCCGCTCGAGCCGTCGGACCTCCCTGCGGACGCGCGGCCCGACACCGTGTACGGGGCGAGCAAGCTGGCCGGCGAGCGGGCGGTCCGGTCCGCCGACCCGCACGCGGTCATCGTGCGCACCGCCTGGGTCTTCACCGGCCGAGCACCGGTCCGGGACTTCGTCACCACGATGCGCCGCCTCGAATCCGAGCGTGCCACGGTCAGCGTCGTCGACGATCAGCACGGATCCCCGACGTACGCACCCGACCTCGCCGCCGGGCTGTGGGAGCTCGTCGGAGATCTGCTCGTCGACGATTCCCGGGCGTCCGGGCGAGTGCTGCACGCCACCAACGCGGGGGCGGCGACGTGGTGTGATGTCGCTCGCACACTGTTCGAGCTCGTCGGCGCTGATCCGCAGCGGGTGACGCCGTGCACCACCGAGCAATTCCCGCGTCCGGCACCACGTCCCGCGTATTCGGTGCTGTCCGGAGAGAGTTGGGCGCGGGTCGGTCTGACACCGCTGCGCAACTGGCGCGCCGCCCTTGCCGAAGCGGTCGCCGACGGCGCCTCGGGTTAG
- a CDS encoding glycosyltransferase family 2 protein, with product MTAPFGVVTVTYSSGDYLHEFLRTLADASDHSAPVVIADNGSTDGAPEKAAAEHDNVTLVDTGGNIGFGAGINRGVAELDPAIEFVVIANPDVVWSPGSLDELLAAARRWPRAGSLGPLINELDGSVYPSARAVPDLVTGTGHALLGTVWKSNPWTKAYRDGENSSGERPVGWLSGSCLLVRRSAFDSVGGFDSRYFMFMEDVDLGDRLGRAGWLNVFVPDAAVIHAKSHSVSRYPEKMIPAHHRSAYRFNADRNRGPLRAPVRLVLRAGLAVRSRVAVAAALRERRRAGETREN from the coding sequence GTGACTGCTCCCTTCGGGGTGGTCACCGTGACGTATTCGTCCGGTGACTACCTGCATGAATTCCTGCGCACTCTCGCCGACGCGTCGGACCACTCGGCACCCGTCGTGATCGCCGACAACGGCTCCACCGACGGTGCACCCGAGAAAGCGGCGGCCGAGCACGACAACGTGACCTTGGTGGACACCGGCGGAAACATCGGCTTCGGCGCGGGAATCAACCGCGGCGTCGCCGAGCTGGATCCGGCGATCGAATTCGTGGTGATCGCGAACCCGGACGTCGTGTGGTCGCCCGGATCGTTGGACGAACTCCTCGCGGCCGCCCGGCGATGGCCGCGGGCGGGGAGCCTGGGGCCCCTGATCAACGAACTCGACGGCTCGGTGTACCCGTCTGCGCGCGCCGTCCCCGACCTCGTCACCGGAACCGGGCACGCGCTGCTCGGCACGGTGTGGAAGTCGAACCCCTGGACCAAGGCGTACCGCGACGGTGAGAACTCATCGGGGGAGCGCCCGGTGGGGTGGCTGTCGGGTTCCTGTCTGCTGGTGCGACGCAGTGCGTTCGACAGCGTCGGCGGTTTCGACTCCCGGTACTTCATGTTCATGGAGGACGTCGACCTCGGTGACCGCCTCGGACGTGCCGGGTGGTTGAACGTCTTCGTGCCCGATGCGGCGGTCATCCACGCGAAGAGCCATTCGGTGAGCCGGTATCCGGAGAAGATGATCCCGGCTCACCACCGGAGTGCCTATCGTTTCAATGCCGACCGGAACCGCGGTCCGCTGCGCGCACCGGTGCGCCTGGTCCTGCGAGCGGGGCTGGCCGTACGGTCCCGCGTCGCGGTGGCCGCTGCGTTGCGGGAACGGCGACGCGCCGGTGAGACCCGAGAGAACTGA
- a CDS encoding sugar phosphate nucleotidyltransferase yields the protein MEGNPVAPSVQALILVGGKGTRLRPLTLSAPKPMLPTAGLPFLTHLLSRIREAGITDVVLGTSFKAEVFAEHYGDGSSLGINLTYVTETEPLGTGGGIRNVYDHLTADTILVFNGDVLGGTDIRDVVATHHESGAEVTLHLVRVNDPRAFGCVPTDSAGRVSAFLEKTQDPPTNQINAGTYVFNRDVIGEIPAGRSVSVEREVFPSILAAGRHIHAHVDAAYWRDMGTPEDFVRGSADLVRGIAPSPALSKSCGEALVLDGAEVSTSAVLIGGTVVGRGARVGSGARLDGAVVFDDARVEAGAVVERSIVGFGASVGAGALVRDTVIGDRASIGARCELLRGARVWPEVVIPDSGIRFSTDV from the coding sequence ATGGAAGGAAATCCTGTGGCACCGTCCGTGCAGGCACTCATCCTCGTCGGCGGCAAAGGCACCCGACTGCGCCCGCTCACCCTGTCGGCTCCCAAGCCGATGCTGCCGACCGCGGGTCTGCCCTTCCTCACACACCTGCTGTCGCGCATCCGGGAAGCCGGAATCACCGACGTGGTGCTGGGAACCTCGTTCAAGGCCGAGGTGTTCGCGGAGCACTACGGTGACGGATCGTCGTTGGGGATCAACCTCACCTATGTGACCGAGACCGAGCCCCTCGGCACCGGTGGCGGTATCCGCAACGTCTACGACCACCTCACGGCCGACACGATCCTGGTGTTCAACGGCGATGTGCTCGGCGGGACCGATATCCGCGATGTGGTCGCCACCCACCACGAGTCGGGTGCCGAGGTGACCCTGCACCTGGTTCGGGTGAACGACCCGCGTGCGTTCGGGTGCGTGCCCACCGACTCCGCAGGCCGGGTGTCCGCGTTCCTGGAGAAGACCCAGGATCCGCCGACCAACCAGATCAATGCGGGGACCTACGTGTTCAACCGCGATGTGATCGGCGAGATCCCGGCGGGCCGGTCGGTGTCGGTGGAGCGGGAGGTCTTTCCGTCGATCCTGGCCGCGGGCAGGCACATCCACGCACACGTCGACGCTGCTTACTGGCGCGACATGGGCACTCCGGAGGACTTCGTGCGCGGATCGGCCGATCTCGTGCGGGGCATCGCGCCATCACCCGCTCTGTCGAAATCGTGTGGCGAGGCGCTGGTGCTCGACGGCGCCGAGGTATCCACGTCGGCAGTCCTGATCGGCGGCACCGTCGTCGGTCGCGGGGCGAGGGTCGGCAGCGGCGCCCGACTCGACGGGGCGGTCGTGTTCGACGACGCTCGTGTCGAGGCGGGCGCAGTCGTCGAGCGCAGCATCGTCGGGTTCGGCGCATCCGTCGGCGCCGGAGCACTGGTGCGCGACACCGTCATCGGTGACCGAGCTTCGATCGGCGCGCGATGCGAACTGCTGCGGGGCGCGCGGGTCTGGCCCGAGGTCGTGATCCCCGACAGCGGAATCCGGTTCTCAACGGACGTGTGA